The nucleotide sequence CACCGAGTCCCCGGGAACCGACGGCCGGCCTGCTTCCGGCACCGTTACCCACCGAGGACGTCGCGCTCGAATCCGTGCTCGATCGCCTCGCAAACAGCTCGGTTCGGACCGTCGTCGATTGCCCATCGGGCGCTGGCCCGGACGCCGTCGATCCCCTCTCAGCCGCCGACCGTGTCATCGTCGTCACGACGGACACGACCCGAAGTATCGAAGGGGCAAAAGCGACGATCGACATGGCCGACCGTCTCGACGTCCCCGTCGCCGGGATCGTCCTCAATCAGTGTGATCGTGTGTCGCCGTCGCTTGTCGAAGCCATTGACCAGCCGATTCTGGCAGCGATCCCTGACAGGGAATCACCACTCGAACATCCGGAGACGTGCGAGGCCTACGATCGGATCGCATCGGAACTCAGCAACCGATGGGCTGAAACGAACGGGTCACCGGCAGCAGCCGATCGGCTCACGACCGGTATCGAACCACTCGATGCAGCACTCGGCGGTGGCATTCCACACGGCAACGTCGTCGCCGTACTCGCGGAGCCACCGAGCCAATCCGAGCAGCTTCTCTACGCGCTGACGGCCGCCCGCGGCACGTTATATCTCACCGTCGAACGCTCACGGTCGCATATCGAAGAATCGATCGACACAGCCCCTGTCACCGCCGGGAATCCGTCGATTCGACAGCTCGATGCCCCTGCTGTCTTGTCCGAGGCGAACGACTACGTCGAGAGCCTGCCGGATGGTGCCAATCTCGTCATCGACTCGATGGATGCCTTCGAGCGAACCGATCGCAAGCAGTTTCAGGCGTTTATGAACGGACTCGCCGAGCACGTGAGACGGACTGAGTCGGTCGCGTTCTTGCATTGCCTCGACAGCGAAAACCCGCCCGATCTCAGACCGCTGACGATCCACGTTGCAGATCTGGTCCTCGAGTTCGAGGCGTCGATGGACGTCACCGGAATCTCCCAGCAGGTGACCGTGCCCAAGGTCCGTGGCGAGCCACTCCCTGCGGAAACGATCGATCTTGATCTCGTCGCCGAATCAGTCCTCCCAACTCGAAGTCCCTCTCACGGGGACTGAATAGGGGGTCGGATCCGGAATCCGGCAAATCACTGAACCCACCGGCCGTCGATCCGATGGCGACACTCCGCTAGACTCGCTGCGAGTTCCTCAAATCGTTCGACTGGGAAACTCTCGGGAAACGCATCACGAACGGGCACCCAATCTTCCTGAGCCCTGTGAATAGTCGTCCGCTGGGGGACGTAAGTCACAGGAGCGTTGAATCGTTTCCGGACCTCGGTCCGGCGTCGTTCGTACGTGGATTCGTCGGTCTGATTGAGAACGACGGCAACCACTGGGGTCTCGAGCTTGACGGCGAGGTCGCGCGTCCGCGCTGCGTTGGCCAGTGCCGCCTCGCTCGGGTTCGTTACGAGCACCACAACGTCCGCACTCGCGATCTCACTGCCGACGTCTCGCGCCAGGCCGGCGGGGCAATCGATGACGACCGGACCAGACATCCGTTCGAGTCTTCCGACGACCGTCTCGAATGCCTGGAGATCAACTGCACGAGCCCCCTGAACAGTTCTCCCACAAGGAAGCAACTCCACGTTCCAGAACTCCTCGACCGCATCCATTGGATCGGCACGGCCAGCAAGCACGTCGTGAAGATCCGGACCGGTGCCACGAGGCAGGTCTGCAGTCGAGAGATCCCCATCGACCACGACGGCATCCAGTTCCGCAGCCAGATTCAGTGCGACCGTCGACTTGCCGACGCCGCCCTTGCCACCAGCGACTGCAACGATCATTGCCGATTTCGGACGATGTCCCTGGGCGGCCGCCACTCGTCAAGGTCACGAAGTACCGCCCCGGCGTCGTTTTCGAAGTCTGCTGGCGTTGCTCTGCGGATATCGACGACGGCTATCGGCGGGTCAGATGGTGTCGTCGGACTCGCAAAGCCAACTCCACGGGACTCTCCGGGCCGTAAAGCCGACTCCCAGCGGTCCCCATCCCATTGGGGCGCAGACACAGTCCCGTACTGGGGGTGCCAGGTTGGGCCCGCAAGTTGACTCGCAAGCCGGATTACCTGGGCTGTCCCGCGCGTGTTCGTGACTGTCGCCTGGACGAACGTAACTCCCTGTTCAACCGTCGTGTCGGCGTTCAATTCGACCATGTGTGAGTGAAATCTCCGGCCGATAACCGGGTCATTGCTGTCTGGCGACCACCAGCCCCCCACCCAGGAGCGCCACCAGTGCGACGGTCACCCCGAAGCCAGGGCCGTTGGTTGTTGTCGTCCCGTCGCCGTCCGGTGGGCCGGCAGTAGTCGCTGCGCTGTTGGAGTCACTGTCGCCACCAGCGGAACCGGTGGCTGTGGTGGTGTGGCTACCGGCATCCGACTGTACGGTTACCGCCTCGGTCAGGGAATCGTCGCCGGCTGTGACACCGAATTCGAGCGTTCCGGCAGCGCCTGCGGTCACGTCAATATCGATTTCCTGAGTTTCGCCGGCTTCGAGACTCGTGTTTTCAACCGTCCGCTCGTCGCCAGCAACGTCGAGGCTGACCGCCGTCGACCCACCGATATCACCGGTATTCCGCACGGTGGCAGTCACCGTCATCGTCTCACCCGTATCGACTGTTTCGGGCACGTCCAAACCAGCAACTTCGAACGTCGCTGGGGCGAGAATCGTCGTATTGGCCCGCCGCGTTGTCTCACCAAGCGACACCGCGTGTGTGATGGTGCGACCGGTGGGCTTCGATGCGTTCACGTCAAAGGTCTGGGTCGTTTCACCCGGTTGGACGCGAAGTCGATCCGCAACGATCTGTCCGTCGCCACGGAAAGTGACCGGAACCGAGACGGCAGTATCGGCGGTGTTCTCGAAGATCGCTTTCACGGCGTAGGTACCGCCGGGCGTGACGGTCTTCGGCGCGATGACGTCCCGGAGCCTGACGCTGTCGTTGTCGACGACAGTCAGCTCACCAACATCGTGATCGCCGAGAGTGATATCGTATGAACCCGCTTGTCCAACGGACCACGAGAACGTCGCTGTTGTCTCGTCGTGGCCGCCGACATGGACGGTATCCGAATGGACCGTCTCACCTTCGACGGTGGTCGAGATCGGCTCACTGCCGGGCATCCCACCGTCGTTTTCGAGCGTGGCTGTGACAGCAGCGGTCGAGTTGGCGAGGATCGCCGACGTGTCGAGTGCCGCGTCGGTCATGGAGATGTCTGCAGGCGTGCGAACGTCGAGCGTCGCCGTGTCGGTTTTGCCGTTGACGGTCACTGAAATGTTGGTTTTGCCCGTCTCGGCCGGGGTAAGGGTTCCATCTTCGATGGTGACGGCGTTGCCGTCGAGATTGTAGTCGGCAGTTGTCGTGGCCGTCGTCGTCGAGCCATCGTAGAGATCCAACCGGACGGTGATATCGGTCGTGTCCTCGACGCTGACGAGCGAATTCGTCAGCGAGACGTCGACGTCTTTGACGTGCTGTTCGAGAACCGGATAGCTATCCGTCGTCATGAAGTCCGTCCCGACGAACAGATACTCCATGTGCTCTTTCGCGGCTGAGCCAGTCATCTGCTCCGTCGTGAGGCCGGTAACGCTTCCCGGTCCCGCTCCGATTCCTTCTTCGATGCCGCTCTGTTCCGTGTCCCAATATGAAGATGAAATCTTGGGTGACCTAAATTCGTTAACTCGACCAACTAACCCGCCAATATCTTCACCACCTTGGACAGTACCGGTTGCATATGATCTTTGTACATTTTTCGAACTTTTACCGAGCATCCCAATTAAACCGCCTGCCGAAATGTCAGTTGACTCTATATTACTATGAGAAACGGATGAAGTGACGACACCACCAGTGCCAACATATCCAACCACTCCGCCAACATCTTCATCTCCCGTAACCCGGCCGTAAGTACTAGAACCGTGGAGGTTGGATTGATAAAGATCACCAACAATCCCACCAGTACCCCTTGATCCGCGTATCTCACCTGTTACAATTGACGAATTTATCTTTCCGTTTCTAAGGTGGCCAACAAGACCTGCAGTTAGAATATCTCCTTGAATGTCTACATTCTTAAGATGGACTGAACGAATAGAACCACCGTTAATCACTCCAAACAGACCAATATGATTTTCCGACATCCGCATTATTGTTAATTCATTGATTATATGACCATTACCATTAAATGACCCTTGAAAGGGTTCGTTCAAATCTGATCCAATTGGATCAAATCCTTTTCCACTGTTCCACTTTTCTGTCGAATTTGCCGCAATATCACTTCCAAGGACATAATTCGCTTCAAGATCCTCTTCCATGGCCTGTAATTCTTCCACATTATTAATTATATAAGGGTTATCTTGGGTTCCCGATCCATTCATTTTTTCAAGGGGAGTTTCTCCCGCTCCAAAGACAATCCCAGAACTCACTATGCATATCAAACAGATTCCGATGATAGCGATTGGAAGAGTTGTGGGAACCACTTTTGTGATTATATCGTTCATTATTAATGTTACAAAAATGTCCTTAGATAGTTATCGAATAACAACCAGTTTTTTCGTCTCTTCACTTGACTTATAATTTGAATCAGATGGAGGAACCACCTCGAATTCAAGATCTCCTCTAAATTGATCCGCCCGAAAGTCAACTTTTGGCTTTTTAGTACCAGTGTTATAAATTATGAATTTCTCCGAGCCACCCGTAGTATTAAGAACAGTTGGCTCATCCTTTAGAGTCAGACTCCCGCTCCGAACCAGAACGCGTGCACCCTCAACTGGCTCACCCTCGCTCGTCACGACACTCACGTTCGTGGATTCTCCGACTTCTACAAGTTCGTCACTGAACTCCACGGTCACCGTTTCGTCCTGAAAGCTGTCGTCGAACTGTCCAAGGACGTTCATCATGAGCGAGAGGGCGGCGACGCCGACGACCAGTGCGATGACTAGTCGGATCGGTAGCCCCTCGATCGCCCGTTCGTCCCCCGCAAAATCGTCGTTTCTCCGTCGCATACCATTCGTGGCTGCGCTATCTCTTATAAACTCCCGGACGCCCGGCCGTTCAAGTGCGATGGCGCGGCCACCGTCGCCATGACCTTCGTCATCGGCCGCGGGGAAGCGACCGACGAAGCACTGCCGAAAATGCGACTCGGTGCCTACAGAGCGCTCGACGGCAGTCACGGGGCCGACCTCTATCTCGATCTGGACGGCCCACACTCGATACTGGTCGTCGGCAAGCGCGGCTACGGGAAGTCATACACGCTTGGCGTCATCGCGGAAGGACTCTCGCGGACGGCTGGCGTCGCACCGACGGTTATCGATCCGATGGGGGTGTTCACCTCCCTGGCGAGCGATTCGAGCAGCGACTCGGGCCACGATTCGATTGCCGGGACAGTCATGGACGATCCAGCAGTCATCCCGGATTCGCTTGATCCTCGGTCGTGGTGTGCGCTTCTGGGTCTCGATCCCGAAAGCGGCGCAGGGAGTCTCGTCTGGCAGGCAGCACAGGAACGCTCGACGCTTGCGGGTATGGCTACCTCTGTCACCGAGCGCGATGCCCCCGCCCGGGACGAACGCGCTGCGGTCAATCACCTCCGACTCGCCGAATCCTGGGGCGTCTTCGACGAAAACGGCATCGACG is from Halorhabdus sp. BNX81 and encodes:
- a CDS encoding P-loop NTPase, producing MLAVAGTKGGCGKTTTAIGIAEGFARADIPAVAIDADRQLPNIHVIGGVDREPTFASLADGDGLSTVSPSPREPTAGLLPAPLPTEDVALESVLDRLANSSVRTVVDCPSGAGPDAVDPLSAADRVIVVTTDTTRSIEGAKATIDMADRLDVPVAGIVLNQCDRVSPSLVEAIDQPILAAIPDRESPLEHPETCEAYDRIASELSNRWAETNGSPAAADRLTTGIEPLDAALGGGIPHGNVVAVLAEPPSQSEQLLYALTAARGTLYLTVERSRSHIEESIDTAPVTAGNPSIRQLDAPAVLSEANDYVESLPDGANLVIDSMDAFERTDRKQFQAFMNGLAEHVRRTESVAFLHCLDSENPPDLRPLTIHVADLVLEFEASMDVTGISQQVTVPKVRGEPLPAETIDLDLVAESVLPTRSPSHGD
- a CDS encoding P-loop NTPase, whose translation is MIVAVAGGKGGVGKSTVALNLAAELDAVVVDGDLSTADLPRGTGPDLHDVLAGRADPMDAVEEFWNVELLPCGRTVQGARAVDLQAFETVVGRLERMSGPVVIDCPAGLARDVGSEIASADVVVLVTNPSEAALANAARTRDLAVKLETPVVAVVLNQTDESTYERRRTEVRKRFNAPVTYVPQRTTIHRAQEDWVPVRDAFPESFPVERFEELAASLAECRHRIDGRWVQ
- a CDS encoding PGF-CTERM sorting domain-containing protein codes for the protein MEEDLEANYVLGSDIAANSTEKWNSGKGFDPIGSDLNEPFQGSFNGNGHIINELTIMRMSENHIGLFGVINGGSIRSVHLKNVDIQGDILTAGLVGHLRNGKINSSIVTGEIRGSRGTGGIVGDLYQSNLHGSSTYGRVTGDEDVGGVVGYVGTGGVVTSSVSHSNIESTDISAGGLIGMLGKSSKNVQRSYATGTVQGGEDIGGLVGRVNEFRSPKISSSYWDTEQSGIEEGIGAGPGSVTGLTTEQMTGSAAKEHMEYLFVGTDFMTTDSYPVLEQHVKDVDVSLTNSLVSVEDTTDITVRLDLYDGSTTTATTTADYNLDGNAVTIEDGTLTPAETGKTNISVTVNGKTDTATLDVRTPADISMTDAALDTSAILANSTAAVTATLENDGGMPGSEPISTTVEGETVHSDTVHVGGHDETTATFSWSVGQAGSYDITLGDHDVGELTVVDNDSVRLRDVIAPKTVTPGGTYAVKAIFENTADTAVSVPVTFRGDGQIVADRLRVQPGETTQTFDVNASKPTGRTITHAVSLGETTRRANTTILAPATFEVAGLDVPETVDTGETMTVTATVRNTGDIGGSTAVSLDVAGDERTVENTSLEAGETQEIDIDVTAGAAGTLEFGVTAGDDSLTEAVTVQSDAGSHTTTATGSAGGDSDSNSAATTAGPPDGDGTTTTNGPGFGVTVALVALLGGGLVVARQQ